A stretch of the Oncorhynchus mykiss isolate Arlee chromosome 23, USDA_OmykA_1.1, whole genome shotgun sequence genome encodes the following:
- the LOC110531385 gene encoding sprouty-related, EVH1 domain-containing protein 2 isoform X1: MIEETHPSDDSYIVCVKAVVMVRDDSSGGWLVQDGGALSRVGVCRVLPPELGLGLAPLGRSHFLIHGERLRDKQVRDKQVILECALRKNLVYTKATPTFHHWMVEDRRFGLTFQRPADARAFDRGVRKAMEDMAEGSTTSSSTLQNEAELGDDDVFTNATDSSSNSSFERLEPCLQPLDSSPLADSSHLHNNCILGNDLYEPYRLSDHYFLDLPLPRIPRHVTFQDDEEIVRINPRERSWELPSESSSRSELHMDQLDRSWLTGYEDYRHATVRHKYIRPPDDSESYVHFAKSEPHKHHYSYPLVSTPVDSSDPKPTFRPLPKRHHYAGLGSQHRRPGDQGFGGGVVSTQPQPLLPGSSDGQDKKSEEGGVGERLQCQYCGETFYGGNNRRGRCQDAPDPIRACVRRVSCMWLADTLLYHCMSDPEGDYSDPCSCEGGGEGRLGTRWAALLGLSLVAPCLCLYPPLHACHRAGVACGSCGGRHEASMT, encoded by the exons tgACAGCTACATCGTGTGTGTAAAAGCCGTGGTGATGGTGAGGGATGATTCCAGTGGAGGCTGGTTGGTCCAGGACGGGGGGGCTCTGAGTAGAGTGGGAGTCTGCAGGGTCCTGCCCCCCGAGCTGGGGCTGGGACTCGCCCCCCTGGGTCGCTCCCACTTTCTCATCCATGGAGAACGTCTACGGGACAAACAGGTGAGGGACAAACAG GTGATCCTGGAGTGTGCTCTGAGGAAGAACCTTGTGTACACCAAGGCCACGCCCACCTTCCACCATTGGATGGTGGAGGACAGGAGGTTTGGCCTGACGTTCCAGAGGCCTGCTGATGCTCGGGCCTTCGACAGGGGCGTACGGAAAGCCATGGAGGACATggcagaag GCTCCACGACGTCCTCCTCAACACTCCAGAACGAGGCAGAACTGGGCGACGATGATGTGTTCACC AATGCCACAGACAGCTCGTCTAACTCCTCCTTCGAGAGACTGGAGCCCTGTCTGCAGCCACTGGACTCCTCCCCCCTCGCTGACTCATCCCACTTACACAACAACTGCATCCTGGGAAACGACCTCTACGAACCCTATAGGTTGTCAGACCACTACTTCCTAGATCTG CCTCTGCCCCGCATCCCTCGCCACGTCACCTTCCAGGACGACGAGGAGATCGTCAGGATCAACCCTCGGGAACGTTCCTGGGAGCTCCCCTCGGAATCCTCCTCCCGCTCGGAACTCCACATGGACCAACTAGATCGCTCCTGGCTCACGGGCTATGAGGACTACCGCCACGCCACCGTGCGCCACAAATACATCCGCCCGCCAGACGACTCTGAGTCCTATGTCCACTTCGCTAAGAGCGAGCCACACAAACACCACTATAGTTATCCCCTGGTTTCCACACCGGTAGATTCCTCCGACCCCAAACCTACCTTCAGACCTTTACCCAAGAGGCACCACTACGCCGGCTTGGGTTCGCAACACCGCCGTCCAGGGGATCAGGGCTTCGGTGGGGGCGTGGTCTCTACCCAGCCCCAGCCCCTCCTCCCTGGCTCGTCTGATGGACAGGACAAGAAGTCTGAGGAGGGCGGGGTTGGCGAGCGCCTGCAGTGCCAATACTGCGGCGAAACGTTCTACGGCGGTAACAACCGACGGGGGCGCTGCCAGGACGCGCCGGACCCGATCAGGGCGTGCGTCCGGCGGGTCAGCTGCATGTGGCTGGCCGACACACTGCTGTACCACTGCATGTCTGACCCGGAGGGGGACTACTCAGACCCCTGCTCCTGTGAGGGGGGTGGCGAGGGGAGGCTGGGCACACGCTGGGCAGCTCTGCTGGGGTTGTCCCTAGTGGCGCCGTGTCTCTGTCTGTACCCGCCCCTTCACGCCTGCCACCGGGCCGGGGTGGCGTGCGGGAGCTGCGGGGGCAGGCATGAAGCCTCAATGACATAA
- the LOC110531385 gene encoding sprouty-related, EVH1 domain-containing protein 2 isoform X2 gives MIEETHPSDDSYIVCVKAVVMVRDDSSGGWLVQDGGALSRVGVCRVLPPELGLGLAPLGRSHFLIHGERLRDKQVILECALRKNLVYTKATPTFHHWMVEDRRFGLTFQRPADARAFDRGVRKAMEDMAEGSTTSSSTLQNEAELGDDDVFTNATDSSSNSSFERLEPCLQPLDSSPLADSSHLHNNCILGNDLYEPYRLSDHYFLDLPLPRIPRHVTFQDDEEIVRINPRERSWELPSESSSRSELHMDQLDRSWLTGYEDYRHATVRHKYIRPPDDSESYVHFAKSEPHKHHYSYPLVSTPVDSSDPKPTFRPLPKRHHYAGLGSQHRRPGDQGFGGGVVSTQPQPLLPGSSDGQDKKSEEGGVGERLQCQYCGETFYGGNNRRGRCQDAPDPIRACVRRVSCMWLADTLLYHCMSDPEGDYSDPCSCEGGGEGRLGTRWAALLGLSLVAPCLCLYPPLHACHRAGVACGSCGGRHEASMT, from the exons tgACAGCTACATCGTGTGTGTAAAAGCCGTGGTGATGGTGAGGGATGATTCCAGTGGAGGCTGGTTGGTCCAGGACGGGGGGGCTCTGAGTAGAGTGGGAGTCTGCAGGGTCCTGCCCCCCGAGCTGGGGCTGGGACTCGCCCCCCTGGGTCGCTCCCACTTTCTCATCCATGGAGAACGTCTACGGGACAAACAG GTGATCCTGGAGTGTGCTCTGAGGAAGAACCTTGTGTACACCAAGGCCACGCCCACCTTCCACCATTGGATGGTGGAGGACAGGAGGTTTGGCCTGACGTTCCAGAGGCCTGCTGATGCTCGGGCCTTCGACAGGGGCGTACGGAAAGCCATGGAGGACATggcagaag GCTCCACGACGTCCTCCTCAACACTCCAGAACGAGGCAGAACTGGGCGACGATGATGTGTTCACC AATGCCACAGACAGCTCGTCTAACTCCTCCTTCGAGAGACTGGAGCCCTGTCTGCAGCCACTGGACTCCTCCCCCCTCGCTGACTCATCCCACTTACACAACAACTGCATCCTGGGAAACGACCTCTACGAACCCTATAGGTTGTCAGACCACTACTTCCTAGATCTG CCTCTGCCCCGCATCCCTCGCCACGTCACCTTCCAGGACGACGAGGAGATCGTCAGGATCAACCCTCGGGAACGTTCCTGGGAGCTCCCCTCGGAATCCTCCTCCCGCTCGGAACTCCACATGGACCAACTAGATCGCTCCTGGCTCACGGGCTATGAGGACTACCGCCACGCCACCGTGCGCCACAAATACATCCGCCCGCCAGACGACTCTGAGTCCTATGTCCACTTCGCTAAGAGCGAGCCACACAAACACCACTATAGTTATCCCCTGGTTTCCACACCGGTAGATTCCTCCGACCCCAAACCTACCTTCAGACCTTTACCCAAGAGGCACCACTACGCCGGCTTGGGTTCGCAACACCGCCGTCCAGGGGATCAGGGCTTCGGTGGGGGCGTGGTCTCTACCCAGCCCCAGCCCCTCCTCCCTGGCTCGTCTGATGGACAGGACAAGAAGTCTGAGGAGGGCGGGGTTGGCGAGCGCCTGCAGTGCCAATACTGCGGCGAAACGTTCTACGGCGGTAACAACCGACGGGGGCGCTGCCAGGACGCGCCGGACCCGATCAGGGCGTGCGTCCGGCGGGTCAGCTGCATGTGGCTGGCCGACACACTGCTGTACCACTGCATGTCTGACCCGGAGGGGGACTACTCAGACCCCTGCTCCTGTGAGGGGGGTGGCGAGGGGAGGCTGGGCACACGCTGGGCAGCTCTGCTGGGGTTGTCCCTAGTGGCGCCGTGTCTCTGTCTGTACCCGCCCCTTCACGCCTGCCACCGGGCCGGGGTGGCGTGCGGGAGCTGCGGGGGCAGGCATGAAGCCTCAATGACATAA